GAGCAAAGAGAGATGGCAAAAAAATTGAACTCATATTTCCATCTTTCAGATGTAACCCTGCACTCGGATCAAATTGAGATTCAGAGTTCAAATGAACACACTAACGAATGTAATATATTACAACACATCACAGCTCGAAACCAACATTATctattcttcttcctccatcATGCGAAACCTTCCGGTTTCATAGACATGGTACGTCCACACAGGTAGAAGCAATTCTCTTGCCGCCTCTAGCTTCTTCACTTCCTCTTCATCTCTTTCTTCACCAATCTCTCGCTCTATTATCGGGTATATTCTCGGAAGCGAGACCAACATTGTGTCAAGCTCTTTCCACTCTCTATCTTCCTCTGCTCCTTCTCTACTAAGCAACTTCACACATAGAAAGCGCAACAACCCTAAAACTGTACTGTAATCTTTCTTCTCTATACACACGGCTGAGCACACCAAAAGAACATAACCGATTCCATCAACCACTTTTGAATGACCTTTCACCAATGAAACTATGGTGTTTCTCAGTCTTTTCAGTGCCGGGAGCTGGAGATGAGTTTCTGAGGTGTCATCCATTTCATGTAGCTCCAGCTTCGCACACGTAACAAGCCATGTCGGAAAGCAGAGTTTGATGTGATTGAATGTGCTGGTGTacgaatcttcttcttcttcttccaagttgttgttgttgttgttgatgaaacacGGTCCTAATGCAAGAACCAAATCTGGTATCCAAGGGTTTAAAGCTGTCACAAGTTTCGATGCATAAGCCGAGCCTAACGATATCTCCACCGTGGTGAATAGATCAAGCAGGTCATTTGCAAGGTCGAAAGCTTCAAACAGAGGGCCAGTCGCTTCCCTCATCACCAGGTTTATCAACTTTCCGGCATAACTGGTCGAGCTTTTGGTACACAGAATCATGTCCTTCAAATCTGCATCCTCAAATTGTAACTTACCAGTTGAATGGTGGTCGAAACTGGAGATGGCATACTTCAGATACGCAGATGTGAACTTCAGCATTCTTGCTTGGAAATGGGAAGCTAGACCCATCTCTGTAGACTCAACAACAAACTTGAGAATCGCAGTTAGCATCTTGACCTTGTTCAGTACACCTCCTTCTTTTGATCTAAGAGCCTCTGAAGCTGCATGAAGCATGATAACAATGTAAGAAAAACATATATCCTCTATTGACTCTTCTTACTAACAATAAGCAGAGCTACATAAGAAGATTTCATTATGTTGGGTAACATGTGTAATGAACTCAACGTCTCCACTAACCATCATCACCTTCATTTGAATTTCTTCTTTTCTGTTTCTTGCTAAGGTGAGCCTTTGGAGCTATGGCGTCTGACGTTCCATCTTCACCTGCCTGGAACAGTTGTTCTGTAAAGCCTAGAATGTGACCCATTGTTTGGTCCAGAATATCCTGCTAAGGAAAAAGAAAATCCTAATAGATTAGTAATCTGATTGTAATGAAGAGTAAAGAATCAAGAGGGAAAGCAAAAGGTCAGTGCCTCGGCAATATTCATCTGAGCGTCATCCGTATTAAGATTGCGAAGAGTCATGTGTAAAGCAAGAGAAGTATATGCTAATACAGGGTACACGTCCATGTATACACAACAAGAGGATTGCAGTATGCTAGTCTGGGAGACGACTTTTAAGGCAATGCATAACTCCTCAACATCAGAAGATTCGAGTACTGCCTTACGAGTATCTTCCATGATAAGCAAATCCTTTATTTGCCATGCTATGCCTATAGCTACCGAATAATCTTCCTCGAAGCTGATCGCATTTTTCTCGCTAACATGTTTCCACTTTGCGGAAGAGGACTTTGACTTCTTCCTCGTCGCTGAGTAGACATTCTTTCTTTCTGCTTCATTGCCGAAATTGATCTGGCAGCGGTACGCAGTCTTCTGGAGGATACTGGTAAAAGTTCCAATGAGGTCAGAGAAGGCATTAGAAGACAGGAGTAACTTGTGCACAGACCTAATCTCGACCTGTCGTCCTTCATCACCAGGCAAACCACCACAATTAACAACCAAATTCATGCAATCTTCTAGGACGTCAGAGACGGTATCAGGGGAGACCATAGCAAGAATATCAAAGACAGCTGACTGAGCCTGTGCAGTGGGTGCAAAAGCTAGCAAGCTTTTCAATTTCTCTCCAGGTAACAACTGTTTAAGGGAGGCCATACACCCAGAATCAGCAGCAACCAGATCTTTACAGAGATGGTACGAAGCAAGAACCAAGCCTTCAATCTGATTCTCCTCTAGCTCATCATCACCTGACAAGATTGAATCCAAGAAGAATCCGACTAGCTGCCGTGCAGATTGAAGGGTTGCTCCTAAAGATACTAAAAACTCGCAAAACCTTGCACCAGCCAGTGGGTTTCTGTTAATGAGCGTCCTGCATCGCGTGCAGGCCTCCTCAGCTCTCTTTCTCGTCGGAAAATAGGATGGCATCAGAAGCCGTGCGATTCCCTTAGCAACATGAGTTTGGTCAGAAGCAAGCACGGATAATAACACATCCAAACTCACTACCTGCATATAGTAAAAGGCAACTAATCATATCATTGACTCAAGAAAAGGATCTTAAAAACAGAAATGGAAGGCCTCCTCTCCTCATTACCGTGTTAAACTGGAAAGTACGCACATCTCTCAAGAGCAGGAGCAGATCAACCATGGCAACACGTACAGAAGTAACACTATCCAGCATCAAATGCCCCAGTCTCGGCAGAAGCACCTTAAGAATACCATGGGACTGCGGGTTCGCGAGGAGATAAGTTATACCGTTAACCGTCGAAAGCCTAACCTCACTGCAAGACTCATGCGACATGTCGTTGAATATCTTGGTGATGATCTTGGTGATCGTCGGCGATGGGATCACTTCCCAGAAAAGATAGAAAACTCGACAGAGACCTTCCACAGCAACAGACCTCACATCAGGACATTCATCGCTCATTAATTTCTCCAGCAAGTAGAACTGTTTGTCAAGCAGCTTGTCTTTCTCTTCTTTCGTTGCTTCCGGATCCTCCATTGGGAAAAGATCCAGAAGCAAATGTAAAGCATTCAAACGAACATTTGAATTTGCAACCTGAAACGAATTATCAGAGTGGGCTAGTTAAAGTTCTATGTACAGaagaccgacatgtggcaacacatgATTAGTTTGGACCACTTAGAATAAGTTAGAGAAACTAACCTGCAAGGAGCGAAATATCATAGGCTCAGCAAGGCTGAAGAGGAGCTTCTCGACACCGTGAATAGTCCGCTGGGTGATAAACCCTCCGAGAACCTTCCTCAGAGAGGCAGCAAGAGCGGAGGAAGCGGCGTGGATAGCGCTATCAACAATCCCCTGCATAAAACCGTCTTCGATCTCGCCTTTCAAGTCATCCTCAACTTCTCTCCAAGCTCTGAAGAGGATCCCTCCGAAGCCTTCGAGGACGGACTTCCTCCCGAAAGGGATCTGAGCTTTGACAACGGCGAGTCCGGACTTCATCAGCTGCCTGCTGAGCCTGAACGCGAAAGAGAGAAATCTCTGGCCGTCTTCCGTTTTCAAATACAGAGGCGAGACGACGCAGCGCATGAGGAGCATCCGAAGGTCTTCGATGCTCTCTTCGTCGTCGAAATCGAACAGGGAGAAGGCTTCTCTGAGCATGTAGACTCGGTGGACGTCTACTTTCTTCTTCAGCGTAAGTGACCTCGAGAGGAGAAACGGTAACAGCTGGATGATGAGAGTTTCTCTTTCCGGAAGCCCTTCCTTCCACCAAGACTCGCAGACTCCGGCGACCTCGAGGCACAGAGGCGGATCCGACTCGAAGAGGCTGAGGTTGTTGTGCAGAGCTTGAGCGGCGGGGAGTAAGTCAGTGGCGGAGAAGGCTTTCTTGGGAGATAGGATGCACAAGTGGAGTACATGAGAGAGGACCTGGAGAGAAGTAGCCGGATCCGAGTCGGATCCGGGTGGTCCGTTGCCGCGTTGGCGCTTTGGTGGAGGCGAATTAGAGggagaagaagga
The sequence above is drawn from the Raphanus sativus cultivar WK10039 chromosome 7, ASM80110v3, whole genome shotgun sequence genome and encodes:
- the LOC130497402 gene encoding uncharacterized protein LOC130497402 isoform X1, whose product is MEKRLRSSLKTSADEFLSTAVKLTLKSSKPSLKTIINSVKPSSDLSSSLPLALLHSILHHTQSFQNPPPHPPPPSSPSNSPPPKRQRGNGPPGSDSDPATSLQVLSHVLHLCILSPKKAFSATDLLPAAQALHNNLSLFESDPPLCLEVAGVCESWWKEGLPERETLIIQLLPFLLSRSLTLKKKVDVHRVYMLREAFSLFDFDDEESIEDLRMLLMRCVVSPLYLKTEDGQRFLSFAFRLSRQLMKSGLAVVKAQIPFGRKSVLEGFGGILFRAWREVEDDLKGEIEDGFMQGIVDSAIHAASSALAASLRKVLGGFITQRTIHGVEKLLFSLAEPMIFRSLQVANSNVRLNALHLLLDLFPMEDPEATKEEKDKLLDKQFYLLEKLMSDECPDVRSVAVEGLCRVFYLFWEVIPSPTITKIITKIFNDMSHESCSEVRLSTVNGITYLLANPQSHGILKVLLPRLGHLMLDSVTSVRVAMVDLLLLLRDVRTFQFNTVVSLDVLLSVLASDQTHVAKGIARLLMPSYFPTRKRAEEACTRCRTLINRNPLAGARFCEFLVSLGATLQSARQLVGFFLDSILSGDDELEENQIEGLVLASYHLCKDLVAADSGCMASLKQLLPGEKLKSLLAFAPTAQAQSAVFDILAMVSPDTVSDVLEDCMNLVVNCGGLPGDEGRQVEIRSVHKLLLSSNAFSDLIGTFTSILQKTAYRCQINFGNEAERKNVYSATRKKSKSSSAKWKHVSEKNAISFEEDYSVAIGIAWQIKDLLIMEDTRKAVLESSDVEELCIALKVVSQTSILQSSCCVYMDVYPVLAYTSLALHMTLRNLNTDDAQMNIAEDILDQTMGHILGFTEQLFQAGEDGTSDAIAPKAHLSKKQKRRNSNEGDDASEALRSKEGGVLNKVKMLTAILKFVVESTEMGLASHFQARMLKFTSAYLKYAISSFDHHSTGKLQFEDADLKDMILCTKSSTSYAGKLINLVMREATGPLFEAFDLANDLLDLFTTVEISLGSAYASKLVTALNPWIPDLVLALGPCFINNNNNNLEEEEEDSYTSTFNHIKLCFPTWLVTCAKLELHEMDDTSETHLQLPALKRLRNTIVSLVKGHSKVVDGIGYVLLVCSAVCIEKKDYSTVLGLLRFLCVKLLSREGAEEDREWKELDTMLVSLPRIYPIIEREIGEERDEEEVKKLEAARELLLPVWTYHVYETGRFRMMEEEE
- the LOC130497402 gene encoding uncharacterized protein LOC130497402 isoform X2, whose protein sequence is MEKRLRSSLKTSADEFLSTAVKLTLKSSKPSLKTIINSVKPSSDLSSSLPLALLHSILHHTQSFQNPPPHPPPPSSPSNSPPPKRQRGNGPPGSDSDPATSLQVLSHVLHLCILSPKKAFSATDLLPAAQALHNNLSLFESDPPLCLEVAGVCESWWKEGLPERETLIIQLLPFLLSRSLTLKKKVDVHRVYMLREAFSLFDFDDEESIEDLRMLLMRCVVSPLYLKTEDGQRFLSFAFRLSRQLMKSGLAVVKAQIPFGRKSVLEGFGGILFRAWREVEDDLKGEIEDGFMQGIVDSAIHAASSALAASLRKVLGGFITQRTIHGVEKLLFSLAEPMIFRSLQVANSNVRLNALHLLLDLFPMEDPEATKEEKDKLLDKQFYLLEKLMSDECPDVRSVAVEGLCRVFYLFWEVIPSPTITKIITKIFNDMSHESCSEVRLSTVNGITYLLANPQSHGILKVLLPRLGHLMLDSVTSVRVAMVDLLLLLRDVRTFQFNTVVSLDVLLSVLASDQTHVAKGIARLLMPSYFPTRKRAEEACTRCRTLINRNPLAGARFCEFLVSLGATLQSARQLVGFFLDSILSGDDELEENQIEGLVLASYHLCKDLVAADSGCMASLKQLLPGEKLKSLLAFAPTAQAQSAVFDILAMVSPDTVSDVLEDCMNLVVNCGGLPGDEGRQVEIRSVHKLLLSSNAFSDLIGTFTSILQKTAYRCQINFGNEAERKNVYSATRKKSKSSSAKWKHVSEKNAISFEEDYSVAIGIAWQIKDLLIMEDTRKAVLESSDVEELCIALKVVSQTSILQSSCCVYMDVYPVLAYTSLALHMTLRNLNTDDAQMNIAEDILDQTMGHILGFTEQLFQAGEDGTSDAIAPKAHLSKKQKRRNSNEASEALRSKEGGVLNKVKMLTAILKFVVESTEMGLASHFQARMLKFTSAYLKYAISSFDHHSTGKLQFEDADLKDMILCTKSSTSYAGKLINLVMREATGPLFEAFDLANDLLDLFTTVEISLGSAYASKLVTALNPWIPDLVLALGPCFINNNNNNLEEEEEDSYTSTFNHIKLCFPTWLVTCAKLELHEMDDTSETHLQLPALKRLRNTIVSLVKGHSKVVDGIGYVLLVCSAVCIEKKDYSTVLGLLRFLCVKLLSREGAEEDREWKELDTMLVSLPRIYPIIEREIGEERDEEEVKKLEAARELLLPVWTYHVYETGRFRMMEEEE